The following coding sequences are from one Streptomyces venezuelae window:
- a CDS encoding IclR family transcriptional regulator, with translation MTAETSQTLDRGLRVLKLLADTDHGLTVTELSNKLGVNRTVVYRLLATLEQHALVRRDLGGRARVGLGVLRLGRQVHPLVREAALPALRSLAEDIGATAHLTLVDGSEALAVAVVEPTWTDYHVAYRTGFRHPLDRGAAGRAILAARQGLVTDPGYALTHGELEAGASGAAAPLVGVTGLEGSVGVVMLADSVPERVGPRVVDAAREVADALR, from the coding sequence GTGACCGCGGAGACTTCCCAGACGCTCGACCGAGGACTGCGCGTCCTCAAGCTGCTGGCCGACACCGACCACGGCCTCACGGTCACCGAGCTCTCCAACAAGCTCGGCGTGAACCGCACGGTGGTCTACCGCCTGCTCGCCACGCTCGAACAGCACGCGCTCGTGCGCCGCGACCTGGGCGGCCGGGCCCGCGTCGGCCTCGGCGTGCTGCGGCTCGGCCGGCAGGTGCATCCGCTCGTGCGCGAGGCCGCGCTGCCGGCGCTGCGCTCGCTCGCGGAGGACATAGGCGCGACGGCCCACCTCACCCTCGTCGACGGCTCGGAGGCCCTCGCGGTCGCGGTGGTCGAGCCGACGTGGACGGACTACCACGTCGCGTACCGCACGGGTTTCCGTCACCCGCTCGACCGGGGGGCGGCGGGCCGCGCGATCCTCGCGGCCCGGCAGGGCCTGGTCACGGACCCCGGCTACGCGCTCACCCACGGCGAACTGGAGGCGGGCGCGAGCGGCGCGGCGGCGCCGCTGGTGGGCGTGACGGGCCTGGAGGGCAGCGTGGGCGTGGTCATGCTGGCGGATTCGGTGCCGGAGAGGGTGGGGCCGCGGGTGGTGGACGCGGCGCGGGAGGTGGCCGACGCGTTGCGCTGA